One genomic region from Actinocatenispora thailandica encodes:
- a CDS encoding dihydrodipicolinate synthase family protein, with protein MNRDSVDWHGYLPAVTTPFAATGELDTGAWREQLDWLAAERMHGLIVAGTTGEWFSLSERERATLFEQAADRVGDRLTVLGGCNAYTPAEVVRHARAARGAGLAGILLSPPPYLVPNRREIVAFYTAVSAAVDIPICVYNWPRGTNVELDTELLAELAGIDHVVAVKNSTPDFGAFVRGLVALRGRLRYFGIPTNDTGIALLRGIGGDGLMGAGAVLGADHPDFFRALERADLDEARRLGERDRILMGDWFTADLGGRFGSAPAILKYALRRRGVPAGHVRAPLLPLTDAEQRRVDDTLARLGLLDRSPVG; from the coding sequence GTGAACCGGGACAGTGTCGACTGGCACGGCTACCTTCCCGCCGTCACCACCCCGTTCGCCGCCACCGGCGAGCTGGACACCGGCGCCTGGCGCGAGCAGCTCGACTGGCTCGCCGCCGAACGGATGCACGGGCTGATCGTGGCCGGTACCACCGGCGAGTGGTTCAGCCTGAGCGAACGCGAGCGGGCGACCCTGTTCGAGCAGGCGGCCGACCGCGTCGGTGACCGGCTGACGGTGCTCGGCGGCTGCAACGCGTACACCCCGGCCGAGGTGGTCCGGCACGCGCGGGCCGCGCGCGGCGCCGGCCTCGCCGGCATCCTGCTGTCCCCGCCGCCGTACCTGGTGCCGAACCGGCGCGAGATCGTCGCGTTCTACACCGCGGTCAGCGCGGCGGTCGACATCCCGATCTGCGTGTACAACTGGCCGCGCGGCACCAACGTCGAGCTGGACACCGAGCTGCTCGCCGAACTCGCCGGGATCGACCACGTCGTCGCGGTGAAGAACTCCACGCCCGACTTCGGCGCGTTCGTCCGCGGCCTGGTCGCGCTGCGCGGGCGGCTGCGCTACTTCGGTATCCCCACCAACGACACCGGGATCGCCCTGCTGCGGGGCATCGGCGGTGACGGGCTGATGGGCGCCGGTGCGGTGCTCGGCGCCGACCACCCGGACTTCTTCCGCGCGCTGGAGCGCGCCGACCTCGACGAGGCGCGGCGGCTGGGAGAGCGCGACCGGATCCTGATGGGCGACTGGTTCACCGCCGACCTCGGCGGCCGGTTCGGCTCCGCGCCGGCCATCCTCAAGTACGCGCTGCGCCGCCGCGGGGTGCCCGCCGGCCACGTCCGGGCCCCGCTGCTGCCGCTGACCGACGCCGAACAGCGCCGGGTCGACGACACCCTGGCCCGGCTCGGCCTGCTCGACCGCAGCCCGGTCGGGTGA
- a CDS encoding ABC transporter ATP-binding protein, translated as MSALLSLDRLGVTLPGDVPVIHDATLHVDAGEIVGIAGESGSGKSLTAAALLNLLPAGSRVSGSARFAGEDLLGLDKAGWQRVRGAGISMVFQDPTAALHPMLPIGRQLTEHMRRHLGLSKSDARARAVELLDQVRIPDPERTLRSYPHQFSGGMRQRVAIAIALACRPKLLIADEPTTALDVTVQAGILALLSQLRDEIGLSVLFITHDLGVLSALTSRTYVFYAGRVMETGPTGALLSAPHHPYTAALLGARPHGAAGVGALRPIPGSPVVPGQAPPGCPFQPRCTFATADCATAPPEPAPVGAGRLSACPVAPELEVLA; from the coding sequence ATGAGCGCGCTGCTGTCCCTCGACCGGCTCGGTGTCACGCTGCCCGGCGACGTACCGGTCATCCACGACGCGACGCTGCACGTCGACGCCGGCGAGATCGTCGGGATCGCCGGGGAGTCCGGTTCGGGCAAGAGCCTCACCGCGGCGGCGCTGCTCAACCTGCTGCCGGCCGGTTCCCGGGTCAGCGGGTCCGCCCGCTTCGCTGGTGAGGACCTGCTCGGGCTGGACAAGGCGGGCTGGCAGCGGGTCCGGGGCGCCGGCATCTCGATGGTGTTCCAGGACCCGACCGCCGCGCTGCACCCGATGCTGCCGATCGGCCGGCAGCTGACCGAACACATGCGCCGGCACCTCGGACTGTCCAAGTCCGACGCCCGGGCCCGCGCGGTGGAACTGCTCGACCAGGTGCGGATCCCGGACCCGGAGCGGACCCTGCGGTCCTACCCGCACCAGTTCTCCGGCGGCATGCGGCAGCGGGTGGCGATCGCGATCGCCCTGGCCTGCCGGCCGAAACTGCTCATCGCCGACGAGCCGACCACCGCGCTGGACGTGACCGTCCAGGCCGGGATCCTGGCTCTGTTGAGCCAACTGCGGGACGAGATCGGGCTGTCGGTACTGTTCATCACGCACGACCTCGGGGTGCTGAGCGCGCTGACCAGCCGGACCTACGTGTTCTACGCCGGCCGGGTGATGGAAACCGGGCCGACCGGGGCGCTGCTGTCCGCCCCGCACCATCCCTACACCGCGGCGCTGCTCGGCGCCCGGCCGCACGGCGCGGCCGGGGTCGGCGCGTTGCGACCGATCCCCGGCAGCCCGGTCGTACCGGGGCAGGCGCCGCCCGGCTGCCCGTTCCAGCCGCGCTGCACCTTCGCCACCGCCGACTGCGCGACGGCACCACCGGAACCGGCGCCGGTCGGCGCCGGCCGGCTGTCGGCCTGCCCGGTCGCGCCCGAACTGGAGGTGCTCGCGTGA
- a CDS encoding cupin domain-containing protein yields MLGDRLRDLRAQHSLTLRQLAQQADVSPALLSQIENGATDPSLATLRKLARVFDASIATLFADPDAPAVHVSRPGSRTRLAAPRGQIAYDRLTPGRGDLEVLQADLAPGDASSPEPWSHPSTECTVVLAGEIVAEINGDRHRLAEGESITFDSRLPHRYRNDSDAAARIIIAVTPPTP; encoded by the coding sequence ATGCTCGGCGACAGACTCCGCGACCTCCGGGCCCAACACAGCCTGACGCTGCGTCAGCTGGCCCAGCAGGCAGACGTGTCACCGGCGCTGCTCAGCCAGATCGAGAACGGCGCGACCGACCCGAGTCTGGCCACTTTGCGTAAGCTTGCGCGGGTCTTCGACGCCTCGATCGCCACCCTGTTCGCCGACCCGGACGCACCGGCCGTGCACGTCAGCAGGCCCGGCTCGCGGACCCGGCTGGCCGCGCCGCGCGGCCAGATCGCCTACGACCGGCTCACCCCCGGCCGCGGCGACCTGGAGGTCCTGCAGGCCGACCTCGCACCGGGCGACGCCTCGTCACCCGAGCCGTGGTCGCACCCGTCGACGGAGTGCACCGTCGTGCTGGCCGGCGAGATCGTCGCCGAGATCAACGGTGACCGGCACCGGCTGGCCGAGGGGGAGTCGATCACCTTCGACTCCCGGCTGCCACACCGCTACCGCAACGACAGCGATGCGGCCGCCCGGATCATCATCGCCGTCACCCCACCCACCCCCTGA
- a CDS encoding ABC transporter ATP-binding protein, with protein sequence MSPEPVAGATVPGPDPIGSPSGPLLDIDDLAVEYRSRARGAVRAVAGVSLSVGAGEIVGLVGESGCGKSSLARAAVGLTAPHAGTVRFAGRPVTPVQWAKRPAAEVGLQMVFQNPYASLNPRRRIGDQIADGLPAGLSGERRRQRISELLDRVGMGADTAAKYPHQFSGGQRQRLAIARALAGEPSMIIADEPVTALDASSQAQVVNLLVRLVRELGMGMLFISHDLALVRQIADRTAVMYLGKVVEVAPTERLWSAPNHPYTRALIDAVPTISARPELPAVLAGEVPDPANAPSGCRFRPRCPAAFESCGHEPPLVPIGDRASVACWLSTNGETG encoded by the coding sequence GTGAGCCCGGAACCCGTGGCCGGCGCGACGGTACCCGGCCCGGACCCGATCGGGTCCCCGTCCGGCCCGCTGCTGGACATCGACGACCTGGCCGTCGAGTACCGGTCCCGCGCGCGCGGCGCGGTGCGGGCGGTCGCCGGGGTCAGCCTGTCCGTCGGCGCCGGCGAGATCGTCGGCCTGGTCGGCGAGTCCGGCTGCGGCAAGTCGTCGCTGGCCCGCGCCGCGGTGGGGCTGACCGCGCCGCACGCCGGTACGGTCCGCTTCGCCGGCCGGCCGGTGACCCCGGTGCAGTGGGCGAAGCGCCCGGCCGCCGAGGTCGGGCTGCAGATGGTCTTCCAGAACCCGTACGCGTCGCTCAACCCGCGCCGGCGCATCGGGGACCAGATCGCGGACGGGCTCCCGGCCGGGCTGTCCGGCGAGCGGCGCCGGCAACGGATCAGCGAACTGCTCGACCGGGTCGGGATGGGTGCCGACACGGCAGCCAAGTACCCGCACCAGTTCTCCGGTGGGCAGCGGCAGCGGCTCGCGATCGCCCGCGCGCTGGCCGGCGAGCCGTCGATGATCATCGCGGACGAACCGGTCACCGCGCTGGACGCATCGTCCCAGGCGCAGGTGGTCAACCTGCTGGTGCGGCTGGTGCGCGAGCTGGGCATGGGGATGCTGTTCATCTCGCACGACCTGGCGCTGGTGCGCCAGATCGCGGACCGCACCGCGGTGATGTACCTCGGGAAGGTCGTCGAGGTCGCGCCCACCGAACGGCTCTGGTCCGCGCCGAACCACCCGTACACCCGGGCGCTGATCGACGCGGTACCGACGATCTCGGCGCGGCCGGAGCTGCCGGCGGTGCTCGCCGGCGAGGTACCGGATCCGGCGAACGCACCGTCCGGTTGCCGGTTCCGGCCGCGCTGCCCGGCGGCGTTCGAGTCCTGCGGGCACGAACCCCCGCTGGTACCGATCGGGGACCGCGCCTCGGTCGCCTGCTGGCTGTCGACGAACGGAGAGACCGGATGA
- a CDS encoding 2Fe-2S iron-sulfur cluster-binding protein encodes MAGRLPVRRHLVRRHPVRRPARRHPVRRQPVRRQPVRRQPVRRHPVRRPGGCRPAGRLPARGFAARCRPAGRAPTSTRRLPVPGRGRAARAGEHRRGRPAGSGAPGESLAAALFAAGARATRRTASGALRGPYCNMGVCFECLVTVDGVPAIRSCTLPVRAGIRVETNR; translated from the coding sequence CTGGCCGGCCGCCTCCCGGTCCGACGTCACCTTGTCCGACGTCACCCGGTCCGCCGCCCGGCCCGACGTCACCCGGTCCGACGTCAGCCGGTCCGACGTCAGCCGGTCCGACGCCAGCCTGTCCGACGTCACCCGGTCCGCCGCCCCGGCGGATGCCGTCCAGCCGGCCGTCTCCCGGCCCGGGGTTTCGCGGCCCGATGCCGTCCGGCCGGACGCGCCCCCACCTCGACCCGGCGCCTCCCGGTACCGGGCCGGGGTCGAGCTGCCCGAGCCGGTGAGCATCGTCGTGGACGGCCGGCCGGTTCCGGCGCACCCGGGGAGTCGCTCGCCGCCGCGCTGTTCGCGGCCGGCGCCCGGGCCACCCGGCGTACCGCGTCGGGTGCGTTGCGCGGCCCGTACTGCAACATGGGTGTCTGCTTCGAGTGCCTGGTCACCGTCGACGGAGTGCCGGCGATCCGGTCCTGCACCCTCCCGGTGCGGGCCGGCATCCGGGTGGAGACGAACCGGTGA
- a CDS encoding ABC transporter permease, translating into MTEQSERTVTEPTGTEAPPAVDLTDRRVRRPLARRSWLRRLRGNGPSRPLWRQPLTVVSLAILVGWLLVAALAPLIAPYDPLAQHPATYLPPSGAHPFGTDELGRDILSRVVYGARLSIPLALIIVALALAVGGVLGLIAGYLGRFVDEALMRLTDLVFAFPQIILAMAVSAAFGPSTRNAVLALVIVSWPVYARVIRSAVLTVRGEDYLHAARLLGVGPVRALRRDVLPNSVGPAVVLATLELGNAVLMLAALSFLGLGPRPPAAEWGAMIALGSHDLSKWWVSVFPGLAILTVVLAFNILGDALRDRIDPRYAKGR; encoded by the coding sequence ATGACCGAGCAAAGCGAGCGCACCGTGACCGAGCCGACCGGTACCGAGGCACCACCGGCCGTGGACCTGACCGACCGCCGGGTGCGCCGGCCACTCGCCCGGCGCAGCTGGCTGCGCCGGCTGCGCGGCAACGGACCGAGCCGCCCACTGTGGCGGCAGCCGCTGACCGTGGTGTCGCTGGCGATCCTCGTCGGCTGGCTGCTCGTCGCCGCGCTGGCGCCGCTGATCGCCCCGTACGACCCGCTCGCGCAGCATCCGGCCACCTACCTGCCGCCGTCGGGCGCGCACCCGTTCGGCACCGACGAGCTGGGCCGGGACATCCTCAGCCGGGTCGTCTACGGCGCCCGGTTGTCGATCCCGCTGGCGCTGATCATCGTGGCGCTGGCACTCGCGGTCGGTGGCGTGCTCGGGCTGATCGCCGGCTACCTCGGCCGGTTCGTCGACGAGGCGCTGATGCGGCTGACCGACCTGGTGTTCGCGTTCCCGCAGATCATCCTCGCGATGGCGGTGTCCGCGGCGTTCGGACCGAGCACCCGCAACGCGGTGCTGGCGCTGGTGATCGTGTCCTGGCCGGTGTACGCCCGGGTCATCCGCAGCGCGGTACTGACGGTCCGCGGCGAGGACTACCTGCACGCGGCACGGCTGCTCGGCGTCGGGCCGGTCCGGGCGCTGCGCCGCGACGTGCTGCCGAACAGTGTCGGCCCGGCCGTCGTGCTGGCCACCCTGGAACTGGGCAACGCGGTACTGATGCTCGCCGCGCTGTCGTTCCTCGGGCTCGGGCCGCGACCGCCGGCCGCCGAGTGGGGCGCGATGATCGCGCTCGGCTCGCACGACCTGTCCAAGTGGTGGGTCAGCGTGTTCCCCGGCCTGGCGATCCTGACCGTCGTCCTCGCGTTCAACATCCTCGGCGACGCGCTGCGCGACCGGATCGATCCCCGCTACGCGAAGGGGCGCTGA
- a CDS encoding amidohydrolase family protein, with protein sequence MIPTATERVLVNCALYDGVGSSSVTDRGVWIGADGTIRAVGGSDDVLTEAKSVRPQIVDLGGRYLLPGLVNMHVHLGLGLPGGMAEAVHRANLAELVLLMADSARQTLHSGITTVRLVGETRYADFALRKAIEAGAVDGPRIFTAGHALCCTGGHGWDADGLEADGADGFRRAVREQLRAGADLIKVCVSGGIAGEHEQIDTPQLTDDEMAAVLGIAHDWGRKVTAHAGPADTIERAVELGLDCVEHGYQLTDELTRTMAARGVWYVPTITVSRCEQFFVDSGVPTWMMDRALSAGPRHWESLQYALRNGVPIALGSDMPPHARYDETTATVRELEFMVEAGMPTLDALRAATIRPAEWLGVAGTQGTVEVGKRADLIALTADPTRDIAALRTLHLVLKDGAVYRDDLGLTAPRDAR encoded by the coding sequence ATGATCCCGACCGCGACCGAACGCGTCCTGGTCAACTGTGCCCTGTACGACGGGGTCGGCAGCAGCAGCGTGACCGACCGGGGCGTGTGGATCGGCGCCGACGGGACGATCCGCGCCGTCGGCGGCTCCGACGACGTGCTCACCGAGGCGAAGTCGGTCCGCCCGCAGATCGTCGACCTCGGCGGTCGGTACCTGCTGCCCGGCCTGGTCAACATGCACGTGCACCTGGGGCTCGGGCTGCCCGGCGGGATGGCCGAGGCGGTACACCGGGCCAACCTGGCCGAACTCGTGCTGCTGATGGCCGACTCGGCCCGCCAGACGCTGCACAGCGGGATCACCACGGTCCGGCTGGTCGGCGAGACCCGGTACGCGGACTTCGCGCTGCGCAAGGCGATCGAGGCCGGCGCGGTGGACGGGCCGCGGATCTTCACCGCCGGGCACGCGCTGTGCTGCACCGGCGGGCACGGCTGGGACGCGGACGGTCTGGAGGCCGACGGCGCGGACGGCTTCCGCCGGGCGGTACGCGAGCAGCTGCGCGCCGGCGCCGACCTGATCAAGGTGTGCGTCTCCGGCGGGATCGCCGGCGAGCACGAGCAGATCGACACCCCACAGCTGACCGACGACGAGATGGCCGCGGTACTGGGCATCGCGCACGACTGGGGTCGCAAGGTGACCGCGCACGCCGGGCCCGCCGACACCATCGAACGCGCGGTCGAGCTGGGACTCGACTGCGTCGAGCACGGGTACCAGCTGACCGACGAGCTGACCCGGACGATGGCCGCGCGCGGCGTCTGGTACGTCCCGACGATCACCGTGAGCCGGTGCGAGCAGTTCTTCGTCGACTCCGGCGTACCGACCTGGATGATGGACCGGGCGCTGTCCGCCGGACCGCGGCACTGGGAGAGCCTGCAGTACGCGCTGCGCAACGGCGTGCCGATCGCGCTCGGCTCGGACATGCCGCCGCACGCCCGGTACGACGAGACCACCGCGACGGTGCGCGAGCTGGAGTTCATGGTCGAGGCCGGGATGCCGACCCTGGACGCGTTGCGGGCGGCGACGATCCGGCCGGCCGAGTGGCTCGGCGTGGCCGGGACGCAGGGCACCGTCGAGGTCGGCAAGCGCGCCGACCTGATCGCGCTGACCGCCGACCCGACCCGCGACATCGCCGCGCTGCGCACCCTGCACCTGGTGCTCAAGGACGGCGCGGTGTACCGCGACGACCTCGGCCTGACCGCACCGCGGGACGCCCGATGA
- a CDS encoding TIGR04076 family protein — translation MTHQPRSATAGAGTPDPTGRPATPPTGAGTTGGTVPGGGAVTEVADLRVVVDRIEGRSVCGLAPGDFFTVTDSSRLATAPGRHFCLYALAAVLPLLPAKQRTLDPADWLAADTEVACPDPEERLVMRIETVGTSRIATEELT, via the coding sequence ATGACCCACCAGCCGCGTTCCGCGACCGCCGGGGCCGGCACGCCGGATCCGACCGGCCGCCCGGCCACGCCCCCGACCGGCGCCGGGACGACCGGGGGTACGGTGCCCGGCGGCGGCGCGGTGACCGAGGTGGCCGACCTGCGGGTGGTGGTGGACCGGATCGAGGGGCGCTCGGTGTGCGGCCTCGCCCCCGGCGACTTCTTCACCGTCACCGACTCCAGCCGGCTCGCGACCGCACCGGGTCGGCACTTCTGCCTGTACGCGCTGGCCGCGGTGCTGCCGCTGCTGCCGGCCAAGCAACGCACCCTCGACCCGGCCGACTGGCTCGCCGCCGACACCGAGGTTGCCTGCCCGGACCCGGAGGAGCGCCTGGTGATGCGGATCGAGACCGTCGGGACCAGCCGGATCGCCACCGAGGAGCTGACGTGA
- a CDS encoding ABC transporter permease → MTATTIEPAAGEQPAARRPRVPTLVRFLAKRIAITIGLLWGVTVVTFALVHVVPGDAATANLSEQALNDPAVVAAYRAKWGLDQPIWLQYLHYLQNLLHGDLGTSQQTGRPVLTDLVQYVPATLELAVPSMILALVIGTAVGMLAAVRHGRASDQVVRVGSLLGLSTPPFWLSLVVLYLFFYLLGVSPSGGRLSPQFAPPPSVTGMYTVDAALAGQWAAAWDAVQHLVLPVLVLTCLTVATLIRFVRSAMLEVLQQDYIRAAYAKGLPTRTVLGRHLLRAGLVPVITVSGLAFASLLSGTVLVENIFGWPGLGQYAFRSATGLDLPSILGVSLFVALVYTVVNLLVDLLYGLIDPRIRLS, encoded by the coding sequence ATGACGGCGACGACGATCGAGCCCGCGGCGGGCGAGCAGCCCGCCGCGCGGCGGCCCCGGGTACCGACGCTGGTGCGGTTCCTGGCCAAGCGGATCGCCATCACGATCGGCCTGCTGTGGGGCGTCACCGTGGTGACGTTCGCGCTGGTGCACGTGGTGCCCGGGGACGCGGCGACGGCGAACCTGTCCGAGCAGGCGCTCAACGACCCGGCGGTGGTCGCCGCCTACCGCGCCAAGTGGGGGCTGGACCAGCCGATCTGGCTGCAATACCTGCACTACCTGCAGAACCTGCTGCACGGCGACCTCGGCACCTCGCAGCAGACCGGCCGGCCGGTGCTCACCGACCTGGTGCAGTACGTTCCGGCGACGCTGGAACTGGCCGTGCCGAGCATGATCCTCGCGCTGGTGATCGGTACCGCGGTCGGCATGCTCGCCGCGGTCCGGCACGGCCGGGCGAGCGACCAGGTGGTCCGGGTCGGTTCGCTGCTCGGGCTGTCCACCCCGCCGTTCTGGCTCTCGCTGGTCGTGCTGTACCTGTTCTTCTACCTGCTCGGGGTGTCCCCGTCCGGCGGCCGGCTCAGCCCGCAGTTCGCCCCGCCGCCGTCGGTGACCGGGATGTACACAGTGGACGCGGCGCTCGCCGGCCAGTGGGCCGCGGCGTGGGACGCGGTGCAGCACCTGGTGCTGCCGGTACTGGTGCTGACCTGCCTGACGGTGGCGACGCTCATCCGGTTCGTCCGATCGGCGATGCTGGAGGTGCTGCAGCAGGACTACATCCGGGCCGCGTACGCGAAGGGGCTGCCGACCCGCACCGTCCTCGGCCGGCACCTGCTGCGCGCCGGCCTGGTACCGGTGATCACGGTGTCCGGGCTGGCGTTCGCCTCGCTGCTGTCCGGCACCGTACTGGTGGAGAACATCTTCGGCTGGCCCGGCCTCGGCCAGTATGCGTTCCGCAGCGCCACCGGGCTGGACCTGCCGTCCATCCTCGGCGTCAGCCTGTTCGTCGCCCTCGTCTACACCGTCGTCAACCTGCTGGTCGACCTGCTCTACGGGCTGATCGACCCGAGAATCCGGCTGTCATGA
- a CDS encoding NAD(P)/FAD-dependent oxidoreductase → MDRYDVAVVGGGLLGCATAHHLARAGSRVVLLEKDQLNRHASGQNAGSLHFQLEYRMVADGTDAARAARALPLHLDAQRAWAGLAAELSEPVGVAQHGGLMLAETPDELDRLGRKAALERRYGLDVTVRTGAELRDLAPYLSGSVLGAAYAPAEGKANPRLVTLAYARSATRAGATIHTGTRLVGLTHAAGGWRLALDDGRLLTASAVVIAAGVWTAEVAAMADIRLPVIPVALSMTVTAPAPPLLPHLIQHVGRRLSMKQSGDGNVLIGGGWPAKFRTRAGRIDLDTAPDLRYESLAGNADAARVVPAVLQLPVLRCWSGATTLTPDQLPILGEIPRRPGLFAATGGSAFTLGPTYARLLAETMLSGAPSLPVDEYSPARFGFLNFV, encoded by the coding sequence GTGGACCGGTACGACGTGGCCGTGGTCGGCGGCGGGCTGCTCGGCTGCGCCACCGCGCACCACCTCGCCCGGGCCGGCAGTCGGGTCGTCCTGCTGGAGAAGGACCAGCTGAACCGGCACGCGTCCGGCCAGAACGCCGGCAGCCTGCACTTCCAGCTGGAGTACCGGATGGTCGCCGACGGCACCGACGCCGCGCGCGCCGCCCGCGCCCTGCCGCTGCACCTCGACGCGCAGCGGGCCTGGGCCGGCCTTGCGGCCGAGCTGTCCGAACCGGTCGGGGTGGCCCAGCACGGCGGGCTGATGCTGGCCGAGACCCCCGACGAGCTGGACCGGCTCGGCCGCAAGGCAGCGCTGGAACGGCGGTACGGGCTGGACGTGACCGTGCGCACCGGCGCCGAGCTGCGCGACCTCGCGCCGTACCTGTCCGGTTCGGTGCTCGGCGCCGCGTACGCGCCGGCCGAGGGCAAGGCCAACCCGCGGCTGGTGACGCTCGCGTACGCGCGGTCGGCGACCCGGGCCGGCGCCACGATCCACACCGGTACCCGGCTGGTCGGGTTGACGCACGCGGCCGGCGGCTGGCGGCTGGCGCTCGACGACGGCCGGCTGCTCACCGCATCCGCGGTGGTGATCGCGGCCGGCGTGTGGACCGCCGAGGTTGCCGCGATGGCCGACATCCGGCTGCCGGTGATCCCGGTGGCCCTGTCGATGACGGTGACCGCGCCGGCGCCGCCGCTGCTGCCGCACCTGATCCAGCACGTCGGCCGGCGGTTGTCGATGAAGCAGAGCGGTGACGGCAACGTGCTGATCGGCGGCGGCTGGCCGGCCAAGTTCCGCACCCGTGCCGGCCGGATCGACCTGGACACCGCGCCGGACCTGCGGTACGAGTCGCTCGCCGGCAACGCCGACGCGGCCCGGGTGGTGCCCGCGGTGCTGCAACTGCCGGTACTGCGCTGCTGGTCCGGCGCGACCACGCTGACCCCCGACCAGCTGCCGATCCTGGGCGAGATCCCGCGCCGGCCGGGGCTGTTCGCCGCGACCGGCGGGTCGGCGTTCACCCTCGGCCCCACGTACGCCCGGCTGCTCGCCGAGACGATGCTGTCCGGCGCGCCGTCGCTGCCCGTCGACGAGTACTCACCCGCCCGGTTTGGATTCCTCAACTTTGTCTGA
- a CDS encoding ABC transporter substrate-binding protein, with translation MSATPRLMRRAGIALTALALASTAAACSAGGDAGSAGGSTLTIDTSFVVKSLDPGHVYEATGNTAVHAMYDTLLTFHGSDMTKPQPDLATSYQASADAKTFTFHLRKDATFGNGDKLTADDVVFSLNRLRNLKASPSVTVANLTATKTDAYTVVVHAAKADPNVPVILTQPYTGIVNAKLVKEKGGTDGADAAKTDSAQKYLDGTSAGSGPYLLDSFDASSQLVLKANPKYWGAKPKFSRVVLRNMDVQNQKLTMSRTKGAELALDLSGTMLEGLPKTLQQSSADDTFYFLTLNADPKISKTTSNPAFVQAVRAAIDYTGVAKLFGGNASPAAGVVPPAFPGALPASEAQHQDLAKAKQLLADAGLHDPSVKLMYPSITYRGVDLGTIATKVQGDVKKAGIKLVLDPQPLTSFLNAQQSGKVAMRFSPQSLNYPVAASLVNNLAPGQGTAATTGWTVARADKAVVAAGKKVQQTLDPAAQQRALQDWQRLLNQHSPYIPMAYNSGVVVASPALSGAVYAPAGWQVDIAAVGTK, from the coding sequence ATGTCGGCGACGCCGCGCCTGATGCGCCGCGCCGGGATCGCGCTCACCGCGCTCGCCCTGGCCAGCACCGCTGCCGCCTGCTCCGCGGGCGGTGACGCCGGCTCGGCCGGCGGCAGCACCCTCACCATCGACACGTCCTTCGTGGTCAAGAGCCTCGACCCGGGACACGTGTACGAGGCGACCGGCAACACCGCCGTGCACGCCATGTACGACACGCTGCTGACGTTCCACGGCTCGGACATGACCAAGCCGCAGCCGGACCTCGCCACCTCGTACCAGGCGTCCGCGGACGCCAAGACGTTCACCTTCCACCTGCGCAAGGACGCGACGTTCGGCAACGGCGACAAGCTGACCGCCGACGACGTCGTGTTCAGCCTGAACCGGCTGCGCAACCTCAAGGCGAGCCCGTCGGTGACGGTCGCGAACCTGACCGCGACCAAGACCGACGCGTACACCGTCGTGGTGCACGCCGCGAAGGCCGACCCGAACGTGCCGGTGATCCTGACCCAGCCGTACACCGGGATCGTCAACGCGAAGCTGGTCAAGGAAAAGGGCGGTACCGACGGCGCCGACGCGGCGAAGACCGACAGCGCGCAGAAGTACCTGGACGGCACGTCCGCCGGCTCCGGCCCGTACCTGCTGGACAGCTTCGACGCCTCCTCCCAGCTGGTGCTCAAGGCGAACCCGAAGTACTGGGGCGCCAAGCCGAAGTTCAGCCGGGTGGTGCTGCGCAACATGGACGTGCAGAACCAGAAGCTGACCATGTCCCGGACCAAGGGCGCCGAGCTGGCGCTGGACCTGTCCGGCACGATGCTGGAAGGGCTGCCGAAGACCCTGCAGCAGTCCAGCGCCGACGACACGTTCTACTTCCTCACGTTGAACGCCGACCCGAAGATCTCGAAGACCACCAGCAACCCGGCGTTCGTGCAGGCGGTCCGGGCCGCGATCGACTACACCGGGGTGGCGAAGCTGTTCGGCGGCAACGCGAGCCCGGCAGCCGGAGTCGTCCCGCCGGCCTTCCCGGGGGCGCTGCCCGCGAGCGAGGCGCAGCACCAGGACCTGGCCAAGGCGAAGCAACTGCTCGCCGACGCCGGGCTGCACGACCCGTCGGTGAAGCTGATGTACCCGTCGATCACCTACCGCGGCGTCGATCTCGGCACCATCGCCACCAAGGTGCAGGGCGACGTGAAAAAGGCGGGCATCAAGCTGGTGCTCGACCCGCAGCCGCTCACCTCGTTCCTGAACGCGCAGCAGTCCGGCAAGGTCGCGATGCGGTTCAGCCCGCAGAGCCTCAACTACCCGGTCGCCGCGTCGCTGGTGAACAACCTGGCGCCGGGCCAGGGCACCGCCGCCACCACCGGCTGGACCGTCGCCCGCGCCGACAAAGCGGTGGTCGCCGCCGGCAAGAAGGTGCAGCAGACCCTCGACCCGGCTGCGCAGCAGCGCGCGCTGCAGGACTGGCAGCGGCTGCTCAACCAGCACTCGCCGTACATTCCGATGGCGTACAACTCCGGCGTGGTGGTGGCCTCGCCGGCGCTGAGCGGCGCGGTGTACGCGCCGGCCGGCTGGCAGGTGGACATCGCGGCCGTCGGGACCAAGTGA